The genomic stretch taggtgaattcttatctacccaactcaaaaagttgggtaaggttacctcctttgtaaaatgctttgaaaaaaaaaacatttatagtattttaataaataattaaatgtgttaagttagatgcaattatgtgattggttgaaggtacactacccaactttttgtgatggatagagaagttgtctccaatttattaaacctatttgagatattagctcatttttctAAACCTAAAATGTAGGACAGctcccgtcaaatgcttaaaaatttctacatttaatgtatattattataataattaaaattattacaattaatgtattttattttttacgttTTTATAAAGAGGCAAAACTTACTTTTTGATGCGGTGATAAAACTTTATATTATATGTGctaatttatatttttcataacaaATTTATGTATGTTTCTATCATAGTTGTCATGTTCTTTTATCATATACAAACACTCATAacatttttttagtataaataatacaattttataataaaaaaacactaACATTTTTTGATAaagtaaaattttaatataacttgttatattttaatagtagttttaattataattaatgtattactaaattttaaaaagaaaaacttaaataaaaatttagtaaatgactaaaatatttattttaataataaagtcTATGTACAAACATCATAAACTGATTGATTTACATAGAAAAATAACGTGTGAAATTATCATAATATGATTTAATTTCCAATTCGATAATAAtgatttaatacaattttttaaaaagagaCACAATATATAAGTTGCAATTGTtttatttgtgttattttatttattgatttcTATTCTTACCTTAAAATTAGTGTTATATTAACAAATTTGAAACGTCATTTTTCCCtatttgttataaataataatctaTCTGTCTAAGCATCTCAGATTTTGTTTTATCAAATTAAtccaatattttttttgttgggtAATACTTTTTCTAATTAAATGTTCCATATATTTTCCAATTtaagaaataaattttaaaatttactatCAACATTTTTTACAATTAAACACAATAATTTAGTAAACACAATAACTGGAAATGAGAAACATTCAAATATTAAATACAATAGTTATGAATGAGAGTGGACATATTAGAGACATCAATTTTCAATTCACTTTCTATCTCCATCACATATTTGTATTAAACATATTTTCAATtcgttaattattataattttttatttatttgaaacgaAATAAAGACATCttattgaatattatattattatctaGTTTAAAAACAtatatcaaaattatatttattatactaCTTATTTGTTTGTATTTATTACTACCACGATTTATTAATGACTCTTATGTTATTTGATGATaaggaataaaataaataaaataaattgattagttTTTATTGGCTACACTAAGAGAATAGGAATAGACGATTGAGAGATTGAAAGCATGTTCATCCCACAGTATATTTCATCCCACAACACAGCATAGGAATAGACAATATAGTGATATATTATGATATTATCTACAATAGTGACTGCATTTGCAGGATCAATCGGTTCGTTTCGAGATCCCATTGTAGTAGTGTTCGAGAATGAAACTTCCTTCTAAGCAACAATTGTTGTGAAAGacaatgtcaagaacaaaatataatagggaattaggaaagagaagaacacaagaattcgttataactgctattcttttactttctcttaaaaacaagattacaagttcacaagaataacaaataacctctctcaccctaaatcaggatttgctgagttgcaatgatgagagactagtatgctatttataataaaacctaacatactaactaatgggttttttccccaaggcccattacacaagccaacttaataaacaagctaacttaacaaattagggtttaaacactaaacctaatttaacatgctaacaaccctagcatctttgacacaagcatgtgaacaaccttcgacttcatgcttaatcctgtcgaaccaaggaGCTATCCTTCGACTATACTAGAGTTctatccaatatctcacaaatctccaccttggacctaactctacaacgtcaagggaacaaactagctttcttcatgcagctttatcaactgcatacagtggaaaaacttgcaacttggcaatgtctttgtgatcatatcagcagcattgtcctcatttgaaaccttcagcacttggacttctccatgctcgattactcctctgacgaaatgcagcctcacatcaatgtgcttagttcgctgatgataggctgagttcttcgacaggtgtattgcactttgactatcacatttaacagtgatacctttaccttgaagtttcagctccttagcaaaatcttcaagccacaatgcttctttcacaacttcagttagggcaatatactccgctttagtggttgatagagcaacaaccttttgaagtgttgctttccaactaattgttgtgccaaacatggtGAAAAGATATCCataaatagactttctagaatccatacaacctgcataatcaaagtcgacatatccttcgattactgctttactatcttcacccaaggctccaccataaattaggaccctgttcagagacccatttatgtaccttaaaatccacttcaatgcttgctagtgagcctttccaggatttgccatgtacctgcttacaatacttactgcatatgttatgtcgggtctagtacagaagatagcatacatcaaagaaccaattatattagcatatgggatgttgttcatataggctctttcaacatcagtactgggacactgatcaatactcagcttgaattgaagGTTTgtaggagtcacaactggcttcgaattcgacataccaaacctttcgagaatctttcgtcgatatgcctcttgagataagcataacttcgacttctttctatctcttcgaatgtcaattccaagaatcctggaagcaactcccagatccttcatatcgaactccttattgagttcagccttcaccctctttACATGTTCGacgttgttgcttgctatgagaatatcatccacacaaagcaacaaaataacaaatgaattaccaggtcaaaatctgaagtaaacacagtggtcgaactgacctctaatgaaacttatgcgtgccatgaacttgtcgaatctcctattccactgtcgaggagattgtttcagcccatataaagatctctttagcttgcacactgttgaaagagtattgtggtgtacttttcgtttatatcgtatccacagggattattgcgatatcaccgccgttctatagcctattttgtcttgagttaatgttactttagttttgagtttgcaaaagttcattcaatcaatttagtagcaaagagtaaattaatgaaagttctaagttaaagaaaatgtatcaagatttgatttcatcaacctaaatttgtatgtctccttataaacatatgtatatgaactcggtaacgatcaatataattacatatcgacgcctatatcgtccgtgtccgcaacgatatagttagatttaccgtattgtttaaccgacgatttctccaccgtttaaataATACGAATAAcgtttttaaaaccgatactaagtaaacatcaaacgctaaatccatgtctgcaatttatagtttgatagatgataaaggtaagtctagatacaaacattgatgtctcaaacacttataccaaagaaaagctttaataaacaaactaaaccatctatattgatcatcacttgttcatacatagtatattcacaagaaaaacataacaaaggctaggaagattacatcttatcttgatacaaaagagatttagctatccatgataatggtagcttgctcaagaaggaaaggatgaagatcaacaagcatctacggcgattaatcgacgatcaaagcttcgaatctccaATTCTTCACTTGCTACAGTAGTTAGGGTTCCAAGAGCTCTTAAGAATGTCAAGAAGAAGATCAAATATCAGAATTACTCCTTATATAGTAAAAcagttttctgtccagggcgcgtcgcgccctccagcgcgcttcgcgccaatacacttaagaaatataaaccgccaatgcgcgcgacgcgcgcaactctctggtttggaagctccaaaatatcttgcccagggcgcgacgcgcccagatctccgcgcgacgcgcgctatctTCTGCCCAGCACTCTCCAATGAaggccaaaacaagctccaaacttcccaacACTACAAAGAAAAAAGGTCTCCTACCACGCCcaagaaaccgaggctatatgcaaaataaccgtggcgtaacgctgaggccacggaaatccaactgtggagtatgcggccgtggcctaaagtaaagtccacggttttttggtatagaccacgcctttttgacaaccgtggcttttttaggccacggtttaggtagcttgattaaggccgcggtttgtattagccatgactgcaaaactgtggctatatggtaaagccacggtttcaatttaacgtttacgatacagttttggttcaagatatagccacggtttggttatgaccacatatttaaaaccgttgttatatgttatgctttctaaatcatttattttgccacgatttatttctgtatcattacataaatatgtcattatatatatatatatatatatatatatatatatatatatatatatatatatatatatatatatatatatatatatatatatatatatatatatatatatataataagaaCCTGCATTTATTTACACCAATATATATAACATTGTAAACTAAAATAACCATCACTAAAATAATTTAAGTTCTTGcccaatttttattttcaaattccaaTCACTAAAACTTATTTCAGtaccaattaattgggaaaaatgcatgAGATATCAGTACAATTCACAGGACATGGATGTAGTAATTTTAGATAAAGGTCAGAAAAGCAATATTCGGCACAAGGTAAGACCGGTATTCTCAATCTCTTCCTTCCCACTCTCCTCGTTTTTCTGAGTAAGTTTCTTGATAGAGTATAGGATAAAAGCAAACCAGTACCGTTCCGTTTCTTCAATGTGTACAGTCTCATTTCCCATTGACGAAACATTAGCCACAAGAAGATGTTTGGTTTCTCCAAACGGATCCATTGTTTCCTTACAGCTTTTCTCATCCAATGCTAGCTCATTCTGTCATAAAAAAGGTAACCACATTGAGAATGAACACATATATAACACCTaataatatataaacattaaaCAAACACAAGATATAAATCAGATGCACCAGAAGAAATAATGCAACATAACATAACAATGTGAAATGGCTTCCACTACCAAACTTTCTACATTTGAATATGACTCATTATATAGTATATAGTTTTgcattataatttaatataaaaataacaataagatatttttataatattatatggtGATAAAGGAGAGGTTTATGAATTATGAGTAACAACAAATCAGTACCTTTAAATGTAACACAACATATTCAATGGCCGCCCCTGCTCTCGAACACTTGGTCTGCAACAGTCCAGATTGAGTTTTATAAACTTTTTGCTGCTCCATAAAAAAGTATAACATGTAAAAAGGAGAAGTATACCTGAATAACATGCAAGACGGTTACTACAAACACATCAAGGGAAAAACTTTACAAACAGAAACAACTAAATCTTAAAGAAACTAATATCCACCCTGACAAATTTCTACGAAATATCATACAAGTAACCTACCTGACTTTCTCCTTGCACAACCATTGTTGAAGCTTTGTATTATTACTATCAGCTGGGTGCAGAAAGTTGGAAAACAAtagtaaacaaaaaaaatttaacaatataCAAAATCATTAGCTCAATTAAAAAGCATCATGAACTAAATAAGAAAGTCCAAACATAGTCAACTCTCTATGAGCCTGTTGAAGATTCCATATAGTGAACTCATGAACATCGATGAACGAATCCATCGGATCAACAGGGCATATCAATGTGAGACAAAAAACAGGGCATATACTCCTACTACAGGGAACCACTCATCATATGACCTCCCTTAAGCTCCATTGCTTATAATGAACTCAATTTTATTAACTCTATCTAAGCATTAAACTAATTGTACCAATCACATAAAGCCAACCAAAATCAAAAGCACATGCATTCATAAAATACAATTACAAGTGAATAGCTCACAtgtgaaaaaaataatacaacTTAAAATAAACTCAACTTACAAATTACAACAATATATCTCGTGTGTAAATGACTTACATCCACTTTAGTTTTTCCTAAAGAATCAACACTAGCACCATGCTTCTTCTGCTTGTTCAGAACTGGAACTACTTTGAATGACAAAATTGGAAGATGACAACTACCTTGACCTTTTCATAGAGTTTCTTTTCCCAAGCTAACAACTTGTCCAAAACAGTGGCATGTATCTCATACTCTTCCGAATCAAAATCATCTTTAGCACCCTCTCCGTTTGACACACCCTTGAAGGACCTATTCCATGTTATCACTTTCATGACTCTAGCAGAATGATCAATATGACCTGCTCATATCACGCAAATTAGCCTAATCCAATACATGTCCATTCCAACTAACTAAGATTACAAACATAAACTCAAATTGAATGAAATAAAGGAAATATAGATCCAATACAAAATACATTACCACGATTATCGGTGGTGGAGGAGGCGGCAATGAAACATAAACTTGTTTTTCATGTTTCTGCCATTCAAGATTTATATTAAACTTTACAGTATCAATATAATCATTGTCTGAAAATTGAAATGCTAGTGTTTTTTACCTTATTTTTGAATCTCTCTTTATGCAGCTCCGGTTCTTTGTCATTCTTCTTTGTAATTGTATCATcctaaaaaagtaaataaaatattagttttcCTAGCATGTTTAGTAATAAATCTGGTTCTTCAATCAAATAGGTCTAATATTTTGATTTAGCCGAGTTGCAAATAGAATCATACTATTGAAGAACCAAACCCAACATACtcacaaatatacataaaaaagaagaaatatcttttaataattaatatcaaCCAGAGTTGTTAATCCCGGATAGCGGAGCGGAGCGGCCAACCTCCGGGAATGGGAATAGTGGGAATAGCGGCATCCCGGATAGCGGGATAAATTTTTGTatactaataattatataataatctaTAAACCACTCATAAAATATAATGTGAAACAAAgaataatgcttaattaagattcAAAACATAagattcaaattaaatttaattttaataaatagactcaaaaaatatataatttgtttatatattttcttaagaTAATAGATAGATACAAAATTAGTTATAAAAAATAGGAAATAATATAAGatatgatttttttgaataaatatataataagatTGATACTTAGTTAGTACACTACCACTACCCGTCAAAAACATATACAGTATGTTAACCTAATTATCTCTAACTCCACGGCGGCACAGATCTCACTTCTTCAACCAATCAACCCTAATTCacttcttcaacctctctctcGCTTTGCGTCTCTCTCTCATTCTCAGTCTATGAATCATATCTTGGGAAACCCTAATTCactcttcttcaacctctctcaCTCACTCTCACTCTCTCTACGAATCAGATTtcacttcttcttcaacctctctcttGCACAGGGGTGTTTTGTTAATTTTGCCcagaaaattgtaaaaaaaaggtaaaaaagaaCCGGAGCCGCTCCGCCCGGGAATTTTCCACGACTCGGGACCCGGTATAGCGGCTGAAGCGGCCGCTTTCTCATCTCCTGCTCCGCACCCTTCATATCGCGCGGCAGGGTGCTGCTCCGCTACGGAGCGCCGGGATAGCGGCCGGAGCGGCCGGGATTAATAACTCTGATATCAACATCCAAAAGCTTGACCTATTTTCCAATCCTGCAACAAAAAAGCACTATTCAGTACCACTCTCATTGTCAAGACCTTCAAACTTAGTTACTCACCTTAATCCACTCGGTTTCAAATCAACTTAACAAAATGTAACCTTAAGAAACACAACAGTTATAACAATACGGGTAAAAATGAAACCCTACCCTGTTAGCACAAATAATCGACAACGGGAAGCTTTTGTTGGTACCTCAACAAAGGAATCAAATCTGCAAAACAAAATATAGATTAGGTCAACTGCAAAACAAAACCTAAACGATGAGGCACATGAGAAGACAATGAACACGAGAAGAGAAGATAAACGGAGAAGTAGAGAGTGATGAACTGTGAAATTGAATAAACCCTAGGGACCTGGCGGAGAGTGATGAAGTGAAGGAACATTTGAGTGACGAGATCGTGAAGGAGTTGTTTTGGTTTAGCATCTGTTTTGATGGAGAGGATATCGGAGACGATGGGTTCGAAGGAAGATTTGTTGTTGTGGAGAATTTCTAGGGTGGTGCCTCCGATTGTTGGTGTTGTTCTTCTTCTGCGGCGATTGAGGAGCAGGGGAGGAAATTAGGTTAGAAACGGAATGTGGAATGTGGAAACGATTGTATTCACGTTTTCCTTTTTTTTCCCTCTTTTTTTAATCTAtacctaaataaaattaaaaaaaattaagaagagGGAAACTAAAAAAGAAGGGGGAAATTCAGAGACCTGTGTGCGTGTTTTTGTTCACGTGGTGTTTttgttctttcatttttttaattaaaaaaaaaaatagaaaagaaaatattaaaagatagagggaaactaaaaaaaaagaggGAACTTTTGGAGGGTTTTTTTTGGGGTTTTGGCCACAGTTTGAACTGAAAATTATAGGCCTCGGTTTTTTAGTTGCGGTTTAAAATATCTACCGTTATATAACCGTGGTAATTGAAGTACAGGCCACAGTTTtacactccggattcaatattctataacatacgtctacgctttgataaccatggccaaatcatatatgtggccacagtttatgaactgtggaaaattttagcgtggccgtaggccaaatttctagtagtgcaaaaatggctaaaacctacaagatcacaactaaaacacatattatcattaaaagaaagcttaaaattaataattataaataattatctaaaacttcagggaattgtacgaatatccgataaaaacggtcgaaaggtgtcgttaattaaactaaatattaacacaatttggcacctaacaactctccccaacttaaactcttgtttgtcctcaaacaaaacaatgataaattaccaagaacacaaaatttcacaaatgaaacaaccaggcagaaacaagaacaattgagtggttcaaattccaacagTACaaaaagatcaatccttaccattttccatcaaagtaccatgacaacaatgctaatcctatatacaaattttatgtcaaaaattccacaagcaaaagaagttcaagaatgaatcacacctacgcacATCTCtattgagagaacaaaaatggaggatcctaacactcaccatacaatgacgcaaacataccgaattaattatgaACTCGTCTAAGCacagaataaataaaaagtatataagcatgaatcactaaggactttcgggttgtagcttggcttggttaacaaagaaGTGTCATATCTCATGGTCATTGAAAcgaaagggtcaatacctaagagagcattcaaatacaATTACATCCACATATCCTTATCAACCAATCTCAAaaatttattgctcaagagttcacctttttaatttaaaggaaactagctatatacaaatcttttttctttttctttttatttttctatttctttttctttctctctttctttttctttttctcttgagcaatcacttattttcttctcatcaccaatacaaccaaaattttttattctctccaacttgaatattaccaccacataatcacgaatgctctctattctaaggcgaaaaggaaacaCTCCTAACCATATTTCATGGTACTCTTCAAGGTtaaaagaaaatcatcaagattcagatcaaaaatcggcaaatataaacaaggaaatgatacggattgaatcttggcaaaaacggctcaaagtggttatcaaatactcacacactcaccgggtaggttacatttggattggaagtttttctcatagtgcagaacaaaacgccttgatcactttcatgcttaacacaatttaataataaatgcaagattaatcataataaaaacgagttaaaacacacattgctggtatccagcacaatttattatatatctacacagtggaaagtctcctcacaactacagctaggctaaagtgattcacaattgaactaattttatcaacagaaattaatgacaactaatttgtataattaaaagcatcagaatcaacggtacttgataaacaaaacgataaaggatgtaccttgcacgtacagttttcaacttatatcatcaccactcaaattgcgttgcatcacccaaattcatcgtgacaacaaaaattcatgttccaactaattaatcatcaggacaacttatcaaaattaattatatcttaaatataaatactaaaaaaaatgcgataaataaagtaaactgaacttatataaaataaaaaaaaccacaccaaaccggtgttaactatccaaaggcgtaaacttagcctttcaaagtacctcatccaaaggatggaacaaaattaaaacaaaataactaacaagttctaacataaaactaaaaacaataaaacataaaaacaagaaagCATAAAAATCTACTCCTCATCAGAAGTGTCCTCCTCATcagccatcccctcctcaggatctggcctgccctcaggctaTGAAGCATATGCAGACAAATCttccctggaaccaacaggctgctgcagagaaagctgccaGATAGAATCCTGCATaaacataaac from Vicia villosa cultivar HV-30 ecotype Madison, WI linkage group LG4, Vvil1.0, whole genome shotgun sequence encodes the following:
- the LOC131595399 gene encoding retinoblastoma-related protein-like, with product MLFRYTSPFYMLYFFMEQQKVYKTQSGLLQTKCSRAGAAIEYVVLHLKNELALDEKSCKETMDPFGETKHLLVANVSSMGNETVHIEETERYWFAFILYSIKKLTQKNEESGKEEIENTGLTLCRILLF